cagccggagatcagcgaggagcgatgtgaagtcgtcgctgaaggagagagaactgaaatcctatggcgaaacgcccgcttatatagccctaaaccccgcccatttcggcgggaatattcgcacgctctgtcgccataggccgcgcagctatgccgcgccgtcattggttcaacaacttgtctatgagtgaaccaatgacgatgcagttacactgcgttattgaaaaaggcttcagtaacggggaaaaaggagacctttccccatacgcagtacgagtgaagtatcgaaagggaaccacGTTGCATCTTTGCCAGGAAGTCGCTGACAGTTCGGGATCAGCGGGCACTCCAGAGAATTCTCTTCAAGTATGACTACAGCTGTGGTTCCATGTTGACTGTAGAAGGCAAATCTCAGTCCATTTAGGTTATGTGCACTCCGTCATGTAGTCATATTCCATAGGTGGTCTTTTGTCACTCAAACAGTGACAGTTTTCAGTAAATGtctcctatctatctatctatctatctattaattATAGGATTTCTGGAGAAAACAAAACTATAAGATAAGGATAACAGTTAATAATGAAGGATATCCACTTGTCTTGTAGGTGAAGATTCCCTGCATGGCATAGTGTTCATCAGGTTGCATCTGGTGTGTTCGACTCCAATAGAGTTTGCCTACTATGCATCAGACAACCTGAAATTAAGGAAGGATTTAATATGCATATTGTGCAGCACCTGGGGCCGAGAAGGACAAAGACCTTCTAAAGAATTATAAAATTGTGTTGCCAGTCTGCCCACAGTGCAAGTACAAGCCTGCACTAAAAAGGGCACCTTTTCCAAAGATGCCATAGTTTGGCCATAGCAATAAAAGAAAGGGATGTCATGTTAACAGGGTTCCTACACATTCcatgatatatttgtttttggATGTAAACATTCCAAAGTTGACATGTTTTCTCATATTAGATTGCATGTTCATGCAATTAactgttattttgtaaattCTAGTCTGACATTTTAATTGATTTGTTTTCCTCTGAAAGTCCACTTTAATTGAAATCTAGTGGCTTCTTTATTTCTTGATTCtacctcattttttttcttcaaatgaatGCACCTGAAATTCATGcaataaacatgtttttgacAAAGATTTCAATTTGTTTGTGGTCTATATAGCCTGCATCAAAATGAGGTTTGCAATGATGCGCCCGAAGGCACGGGTTGAAGACCCAGTCAGTGACGTCACGATatgctaatttgtttaaattcatACCTACGTAATCACCATCACcaaaattgtacttttttttttttttttacattgaaacttgaaaaaaaaaaaatatatatagaccTACCTAccaacccttttttttttttttttactgttactgcaaaccaaaatatttttaaggatggcctaaaTATCACGTTATATACTATTAATCAATCGAACCCCTTTATCTAAACCTTTCTACTTAACCATCAGACTCTCCCATCTGccgtgtttgtagttctaatcaAATTCTTATCCAACGCACAATGGGTTGTGGCCAAATAGTAGCCGAGTGTGCACTGATCTTCACTTCGGTCTTAAACTGTAAtagtagatcatccaggtatcTTTGGAATAATTATACTACGACTTGGGACACAGTAATTCTAATTTTGGATATTATTTAGGACTATAATATGCAAATTGAGATGCAGCATGAGTCTTCTTTAGTGATAggaaaaatctaatttagtcGTGTGACATGCATGATACAGTGAGGTTTGATGTTATTGACGTGTCACCATATTTgatttgctctagaaacagagaCATTATTTAGAATATCTTCTGTTGTGTTCTgcaaaagaaaatcatacaagtTTGaaagacatgaggatgagtaaacaatgaaagaatttacatttctgggtgaactatccctataaaACTAGACATTGATGAAATAATGCTGATACTTATGAATGAACCTATAACCTTATCATGAAAGATCTTTAACCCTCAATCTCAGCACTTCACTGATACTGGTTTAATTTCTGTTTACTTGATGATTTATGTGAGGTTTCTCCTGTTATTGGTTTGTCCTTTAGCACCAGCTGAAGGAGACGCAGAGGTTgttccagcagaggatccagcagagagagaaagatcttcagcagctgagagaggctgtggagtctcataaggtgagtctggagaagaagagaagtttgagaagtctcagtcagactcactgaagccactgtgtgattgtgatgtgtcctaacagcgctctgcacagacagcagtggaggacagtgagaggatcttcactgagctcatccgctccattgagagaagccGCTCTGAGGCTACACAGCGGATCAGACGtcaggaaaagactgcagtAAGTCGAGCTGAAGGACGACTGAAGCGACTGGggcaggagatcaatgatctgaggaggagagacgctgagctggagcagctttcacacacacaggatcacatccatttcctgcaggtaacggagatctagaagaacaggatcatagtggacttgagcaagagactcacagagaaacatttcatgagagcagaatgagccgttgactgaagtgttgatctgtgtgttcGGTTATTATATAATCATCAGTCAGACTCTCTTCTGATCTTCTTCTTTCGAAAGAGACGCACTTACAAATGCAGTTCAGCTCTGGAAATCTCTTAGgaattttttttcctgaaagaTACATTGAGCTTCCAGTTGACAACAGTTCAAAACTTcactaatatttatttatttatttattgcaacaATGTGAAATCCAAGAACATGACAGTACCAGTTTCACCAAGCTAGATTTCCCATCATCTCTTTacttatctttttattttattgtttaccAAAGTTTACCAAATCTTCAAACCTGCTGAAaacttttataataattttcattaacACATAAATTAATTTGACATTGAAGTCCTCAAACAGGAAGTGTGGCTGAGGATGCTTCAGGCTATTTAAACCACAAAACCTGACCTTGGGATCGTGTCCTAAGAGTCCTTGTGAATTTCAGAGCCACAAACTGctcaaaagttataaataatGGTCAATCTACTCATTGACTTTTAACTGATTTTCCTGATCAGATTTACTCAACCCTGTCATGTGACTCCATTGATGCTCTTGATCTGTTACATTTATGTTATTCGCAGATGTTTGATCATCAAATGTTTTCCTAGAAAGTTCACATATAGTGTAAGTGTCAAACACTAGATCTTACAGCTCTAACATGATATAATGAATATGAGAAGAATGAAGTTGATGCTGTGAAAGTGCTGGATTGAGGAGAGTTACTAAAGATCAAcaagagctgctcaaatcttacagtagtgcaggttattggctgaagtgtggaggtgatgagctttgatttctgttttctgtagagtttccagtctctctcagctcctcctgaatctacagacgtaaatgacgatcccttcagttctctctcctcttttgctgttgtgagagaatctgtccgtcagctgagagacaaactggaggatttctgcaaagaggagctgaagaagatctctgacagaggtaaagtcctggagattgatctgctctcagaaatgatcctccatcatctcatatcatgtagaagatcatattagaaatgtcttaggaacggatgcagggatcattttttcttgacatgataatcacactcttcatgtctgttgatttccacagtCACTTTCACCAACATTGTTCCCAGAACCAGGAACGACTTTCTACAATGTAAGTCGctaagaaaacaagcagaaaaactctgtttgttttcatgttcTTCCTGTAGAAGGTGAAGGAAACATGACAGAAAAGTTTTAATGtgaattagtgttttttttcttgttttccattggaaaaaaatattatgaatgCTTCCTGTTTGCTGAGTGGCTGCAGTTTGTGATGATCAGTGCAAGGTTTCAGTGCCAtttttttaagcatttatttaacactaataaatataatttgattCACTTTTTCTGATCCTtaggaaaataataatatttaaactatCCAGTCAAATCTGTTATGTGGCATCCTGtgacattcattttaaatgatatataggtgaataataacagtaatcaacaaaatgaaatattatatatatattttttatttataatgacaGATAAAAAGTTGGGGGTagataattttttaatgttttgaaataagtctcttctgctatttaatccaaaatacagtaataacaataatattatgaaatataactatgattttaaccctctatggtacgcaatatgatatcaatgaggaaaaaattatttgtgttgtttttcctgcttaaaattggacactttaacaatatcattaaacattttaataattttttaatttatttaatttttataagtttgttgcctcgaggcaacattgtaccacaatggaaaaatgtaaacatttggcattttcatgtagaaaaaagaaatatatttattgaaaacatcaatttctttaactagacacttgaagaaacaaatttatctagtttttaatgtattaaaagtttcatataaaaaaagtaacatttaatATCAAactgttgccctcaggcaacattgtaccatagtggaacacaaatattaccaaaccataatattattatgttattatatcaagttatcatatccatcttcatcctcatctccatcttTTCTCTCACCCACACTCTCTCCCTGACGGACTGTCACTATGATTTCATCTTCTTCATCACAGTATGACCCCTCATTCAGTCCTCATCATCACCCTCATCAACCGCCAATGCTACCTGTGTTTTATAGATTTTTGaagtgctatagaaaatgtGCAGATCAAAATATATGCAGATATAGTATGTGAATTACTATTCTTattacaaaatcatgtgaaaatgccAACATATTTAGATAATTCAAACTCTTCTCCTTACAATTATGATAAATTTGTATTCAAACCTATTATACCTGTATGGCCTTATGCGATTccattatggtacaatgttCCCTTGAGGCAACAcacagttttttgttattttctctaaaacatttgattatatacttctttacttgccagtGTAGGTGATTCATATttttgattcatatttttttgGGGTGATTAAATGGttacaaacaagtgaaaaatgcaCTTTTCAATGGAGAAAATATGGAGTCATGTAACATGCACATGTGCTGAAACAGGACACAAAGGACCCCTGTTGGTcatgttttggtcttttttgcacttttattgattagtatttgACTTCTTCTGTGCTGAGATACATTTGATCAATCAATTGGTGCCttcttttaataaaaacaaattaaaatagatCATGTTGCCTGGAGACAACACCATACCAGAATCATTTTTATGGGTTGGGTAAAGGACCTAGATGATGGATAATGATGATTTGCACAGGATATCAGACAGATTGATAATTCCTGattctgatgtgttttatctccatcagattcccatcagctcaatctggatctgaacacagtgaataaatacatgcgtctgtctgagaggaacagagTGATTACTTACACTGAAGCAGTCcagccgtatcctgatcatccagacagatttgattatTGGtatcaggtgttgtgtagagagagtgtgtgtggacgctgttactgggagattgagtggagtggggttaatgtgtttatatcagtgtcatataagagcatcagcaggaagggatcGGGTGATGAATGTGGGTTTGGatctaatgatcagtcctggagtttgatctGCTCTTCCTCTAGTTACTCATTCAGACACAATAAGATAGAGACTAAAATCCCTGTAAAGTCCATCAGCAGGAGAATAGGAGtttatgtggatcacagtgcaggaactctgtccttctacagcgtctctggagacaaaatgagcctcatccacacagtccagaccacattcactcaaccgctctatcctgggttttatgtttttaaatcagtgaaactgtgttgatgaatcagaatagactgtagagagattctacccataatgctttgaactcatgatgaatcagtaacagtgagatgttatagagtctcttattttctcttcattacattaatactacagCTGAACTTCTGTCAGTAAAATAACATGTCAGAATAAATGTGTAGggtagggttggtgtagggtgatagaaaatacggtttatactgtacaaaaaccATTATGCCCAcaattcagagagagagagtaacgAATGATGAATGACGGTGTGTATCTATGCTTTTTTCAAACTCTATTTGTGTTGATGGAAATCACAATAATTCAGTTCTTATAGTAGTGTcacataaataatttttattattactattaaattacttttcagTTGAAATGATCACACACAGGATTCATTAAAATGTGttattcaataaaataatctGTCATTTAGACCAAGAGGTCTGATGAAGATGAAGTGTAATGTTTCAACAGAGGATGTCAAACACTCATGAGCTTCTTCTGCATCGAGCAGCACATTCATAGATGAGCAACCCATATGACCTATTCGATGATGACCTTTAACCTTCCTGAAAGATAAGCAATCTCACTCAATTATGACCTGTCAGTGTTTCTTAAAGTTAAAGAAACATACtgtacctaaaaaaaaaaaagttaatttctgtACTTGTtgtattatttgtaattttcttCAAATATTCAATGAGGGTGTTGAAATCAAATATCCAATGTATGTACAGGGTCAACAAAGGAAAGGACTGGGTTTCACATTTTACCAAATGAGTTACAGAGTCTCTGATggagtatttatttttttccaggtGTAGAAAGGACATGAAGTCCTTCAACCAAGAAAAGTTAGGAGGGGGAGATGAGGATTTCCAGTATAACAATATTTGGCTTCTGGCTACCAGTGAAGCAAAAGTAATAATATCAGCATGACGCTTGTTGTTCAAGCCATCAGCAGGGGGAACTCCAAAAACTGCAATTATTGGGCAGGGATTCACAGAAACATTAAGAGCCGTGAGTCTACATTTGATGAAGTCACTGTTTCAATTCTGACCCTCACTGTGGGACCGAACTTCAGGTTCAGGTCCAACATGTGAGtaatgtacatttgaacacATGAAACACATGGCTTTCAGGTGCCTGGGGTGAGAAAGTCCAGAATTAACTATTCACCCTCTCACCGGGTGCACATGAACCTTAGACATGCTCATGTGTGCTGAATTTGTATAAATCTACAAAATTCAGACTATAGCCAAGCACCGActcaaaggattagttcactttcaaataaaaattagcccaagctttactcaccctcaagctatcctatgactttcttctttctgatgaacacaatcagagaaatattaatatccTCAAGCATCgcattaaatatggatatattttttacaacaaacgcatcacttcacttcagaaggcatttattaacccccggagccttgtggagtacgtttatgatggatggagacactttcttcagctcgcACTCGTTGGTCTCGCTCACTGTctttataaagctcggatgtatcaggataattattaatatacctccgattgtgttcatcagaaagaagaaagtcatatacacctaggatggcttgagggcgagtaaagcttggggtagttttcatttgaaagtgaacttatCCTTTAAACACCGCCTGAGTGTCCTCGAGATGTTGATATCACAGTGGTTGAGATTGAAGAAGTTAGCTGTCTGATTGATGTTTAACTCCCTCAGGTCggcgttttttttctaaccagtgtgaaagagactcaaaatactccgtcaatgttgcacatacaattaagagctatacaccattttaatctgtggaatatcttcttttatttgtgtacactcagagtaaaaacaaaatgttgtgctttttgcaaaaaaatttttgcaaaaaaactaacatgatgtgtgatctctcgtctccctctgaacgaactccaatatgatagttctcagaaaataaactgtaacttagtgaatactaatcacaaaaaaaattagactcatgtctaaaaaaacgttgacatgtcaggttttaaatcgtgtaagtcaaatcaaaaacaaatattatttatgtaatctgtatgaaaagagagccatgtcagaagtccgtgattcagctcattatccgctaatgctgccacgcccacggagccagcgctattcagacgcaaattctgaggcaatacttgtatacatcgtctcagtcgtgtatttattgtcttgaaaagtgtttatctggatgttaaagccatggttagcgacctctagaagacatgccgttagttcctggttccttttcttctttatatgaatttgtggactaaaggtgcacagagcgacctccggctgcaagtatgaattgaaaacacagtatccagcattCATAGTGATggcaataaatcctgaataaatattactcctctgtatagaaaattgacaaacatgagaatccatcaatatttctccaaatgtgcatgcttttaagctaaaagcctatatgaaatgccatagaagtaacataactgttcagacactttgcatcacagaaatacattatattttaaagaatataatagactacctttattttaaattgtaataatatttcacagtattgctgttttttctttatgtttgatttacaccatgatgagcttgagacatgatcacaggttttttcacagcctacctgtctgaaagagctcattatttatgcagctcattagagctctttatgcgattcttttgtcttctcaggtgtaaatgacccattgttcatgatgattcacgcctccacgcatactgcgtttcttgaccaaagatgttttagaaaatttaaatctctctattgttttatatgaaggagtaggcagcataatttttacctcattttgaagcaaaaactctagtctacagcctccaatacccagaagtcttgtgaacacagatttaatatatattttttggctttatttcagtgacttaagttttttgttttttcaataaccacgcataaacgttattccttcaaaaacacaaacatgtacatacatgttcctcacatattattgtagcctagtttgtgctgaatacagtgtaatgacactttttccattaatatgtttatgaacaactgaaaaaagcacaaatgtcagggcatgtcaaaacttttccagggccccaaaaatcctcagacccctgagggttaaagcAGAGAAAACACTCCCTCTGCTCCCAACCACTTCCTGCACACCACAGCGGGACCACAGTAAGAGAATCCTGGGGTCTTTAGCATGAACGTTACCTGCAGTGAGCAAAGACACacagcaatggacacttcctctctcaagatacattaatgtactaataacacatctaaatcagttcatgtgagtacagtggttcaatattaatattataaagcaacgagaatatttttggtgcaccaaaaaaacaaaataacgacttatttagtgatgactgatttcaaaacactgcttcaggaagcttcggagcgttatgaatcagtgtgtcgaatcatctgttcggagcgccaaagtcacgtgatttcagcagtttggcagttttaCACACGATCCAAATCATGATACGATCctctgattcataacgctctgaagcttagAAACTAATAGATCAGTTTACAAACAAAGAATAAATTCATAATATTACAATTCACTTTACATTGAAGTTGAACTTGATTACTGTATAATTACTGTTCTCCAAACCATGCTTTTTAAAATTTGGTGGATTGGCCAATTCGTGTTTTGACTACTGAGCTACTTATGCACAGACAGGGGGAAGTGACAAACAAAATGTGGCAAAAATTTTGTTCAATTTCGATGTTTAATGACTATTTTTCAATAAAAGGTGCTCTCCAAAACATacatgctgctgtctgtcactaaataacttttttaatttaattgtaacaATTTACCTGTTCAATGTATTCACAGTGAAACTGTCCagagt
Above is a genomic segment from Megalobrama amblycephala isolate DHTTF-2021 linkage group LG14, ASM1881202v1, whole genome shotgun sequence containing:
- the LOC125246114 gene encoding tripartite motif-containing protein 16-like, translated to MAEARFSQDEFMCSVCLDLLKDPVTTSCGHSYCKICITGFWDQEDQKRVYSCPQCRQTFSPRPALAKNTILAEIVEKLKKIKLPADCYAGAGDVQCDVCTGRKHKAVKSCLVCLNSYCQNHVEQHESFFKGKRHNLTEATGRLQEKICPKHDKILKNFCCTDQKCICLLYTMYEHKNHDTVSAAAQRTEKQHQLKETQRLFQQRIQQREKDLQQLREAVESHKRSAQTAVEDSERIFTELIRSIERSRSEATQRIRRQEKTAVSRAEGRLKRLGQEINDLRRRDAELEQLSHTQDHIHFLQSFQSLSAPPESTDVNDDPFSSLSSFAVVRESVRQLRDKLEDFCKEELKKISDRVTFTNIVPRTRNDFLQYSHQLNLDLNTVNKYMRLSERNRVITYTEAVQPYPDHPDRFDYWYQVLCRESVCGRCYWEIEWSGVNVFISVSYKSISRKGSGDECGFGSNDQSWSLICSSSSYSFRHNKIETKIPVKSISRRIGVYVDHSAGTLSFYSVSGDKMSLIHTVQTTFTQPLYPGFYVFK